In one Magallana gigas chromosome 7, xbMagGiga1.1, whole genome shotgun sequence genomic region, the following are encoded:
- the LOC105338825 gene encoding probable ATP-dependent RNA helicase DDX47 translates to MWRKTFQSLGIVDVLCEACEQLKWKTPTKIQKEAIPVALQGSDVIGLAETGSGKTGAFALPILQTLLDKPQRLYALVLTPTRELAFQISEQFEALGASIGIKCAVIVGGIDMMTQSLMLAKKPHIVIATPGRLVDHLENTKGFNLRSLKYLVMDEADRILNMDFEQEVDKILKAIPRERNTLLFSATMTKKVAKLQRASLQNPVKVEVSSKYQTVDKLQQYYLFIPVKFKDVYLVYILNELAGNSFMVFCSTCANTQRVALMLRNLGLTAIPLHGQMSQSKRLGALNKFKSKNRSILIATDVASRGLDIPHVDVVLNLDIPTHSKDYIHRVGRTARAGRSGVAITFVSQYDVELYQRIEHLIGKKLPLYKTEEEEVMQLMERVTEAQRYAKMEMNESERGRKKRRNDEDDDADDTEESLGVRKKFQRKKHKT, encoded by the exons ATGTGGAGGAAAACATTCCAGTCTCTG GGTATTGTTGATGTCCTGTGTGAAGCTTGTGAGCAATTGAAATGGAAAACACCAACAAAAATTCAGAAGGAAGCTATTCCAGTTGCCCTTCAAG gGTCGGATGTCATTGGCCTAGCAGAGACTGGTTCTGGAAAAACAGGAGCATTTGCTCTACCCATTCTACAGACCCTTCTTGATAAGCCGCAAAGACTTTATGCACTTGTTCTTACACCAACAAGAGAGCTGGCATTTCAAATATCAGAGCAGTTTGAGGCTTTAGGGGCATCAATTGGAATCAAATGTG ctgTGATTGTTGGTGGAATTGATATGATGACCCAGTCATTAATGCTTGCAAAGAAACCACATATTGTGATTG CTACCCCAGGAAGACTGGTTGACCATTTAGAAAACACTAAAGGTTTCAATCTGAGGTCTCTGAAGTATTTG GTCATGGATGAAGCTGACAGAATTCTGAATATGGATTTTGAACAAGAG GTTGACAAAATTCTGAAGGCCATACCAAGAGAAAGGAACACTCTTTTGTTTTCTGCAACAATGACCAAAAAG GTGGCAAAGTTACAAAGGGCATCTTTGCAAAATCCAGTGAAAGTAGAGGTCTCGTCAAAATACCAGACTGTGGATAAACTACAGCAGTACTATCTGTTCATACCCGTAAAATTCAAG GATGTTTACTTGGTGTATATTTTGAATGAACTGGCTGGCAACTCGTTCATGGTGTTCTGCAGTACTTGTGCAAACACTCAGAGAGTTGCCCTGATGCTACGTAACCTTGGACTTACCGCTATACCACTTCATGGACAGATGAGTCAG TCTAAAAGACTTGGAGCTTTGAATAAATTCAAAAGTAAAAACCGGTCAATCCTTATTGCAACTGATGTTGCTAGCAG AGGTCTTGATATTCCACATGTTGATGTTGTTTTGAACTTGGATATTCCCACACATTCAAAGGACTACATCCATAGAGTGGGGAGAACGGCTAGAGCCGGACGATCAGGGGTGGCCATCACCTTTGTGTCACA GTATGATGTTGAGCTTTACCAGAGAATTGAGCACTTGATTGGTAAAAAGCTGCCTCTGTATAAAACTGAGGAAGAGGAAGTCATGCAGCTAATGGAGAGAGTAACAGAGGCACAGAGATATGCCAAAATG GAAATGAATGAAAGTGAGCGTGGAAGAAAGAAGCGCAGgaatgatgaagatgatgatgcTGACGACACAGAAGAGTCCTTGGGTGTGCGGAAGAAGTTCCAGAGGAAAAAGCATAAAACTTGA
- the LOC105338809 gene encoding uncharacterized protein, producing MSASMMIARHGRRFLPSVTQIQSRCINYTMSGFHLLLPDVSDDTPETNPLLRYHDMPDFNIPPDKVITGTAKLSQDYEVALLQHLKHLQDSTEPPTFESVIDPLENARVPLYYSLYTGRQLGSGKAGRYFDAYKKTIDIAGQVESERWYGNSLYKALLSVRNSGNLTEVQSRLVDLYLCEFIRNGAEMKESQKKELSVVIQKITEEQKKYKRNLDTAYSMALRKVDEGHIAGIPVQILQYMVPPGSDPRKGPWRIVPHPMVYEGILRYSRMASLRRDTWIKMVSMAGSDMMERRSSNVHAIHGIVQNRHVMATRLGFKSYVDLVLERTMAGSMDNIVSILDMIKNKLYDIVKYDLETLKEFSNKPQLEHWDVEYYRNLQLEELFNLQELRYFCDYFPYTKFRDSFFQLCTKLFGITFQERNDCSTWHENVEVFDILEEDGTVAGTIYIDPYARDDKLDRSYYEMGRDRSAVAETTPLTYVSLRINPSYDQSKPSVMQFDDIQSFIMNMGCALQCILSRAPYSEMSGNRHMEPDAQKIVPYTLLNVIQIPEVFKSLSSHHSSGVEIPDEQLNSMIGAQEHMQAIDVLNEAFKSALDLEFYLEETRGTFIKTPESTPDQYNRLYKEFIPMPLHPKDERFCTFHDIFIGGRSCLYYAEIWSKMVAADAASAFKEVLHDEQKLALVGKRFKDTYLTMGAAVDPKTVFRTFMGRDPTPEPFLAKFDNRKAIATEE from the exons ATGTCTGCTTCCATGATGATTGCTCGGCACGGACGAAGGTTTTTACCTTCTGTTACACAAATACAAAGCCGGTGTATAAACTACACAATGTCAGGATTTCATCTTCT ATTACCAGATGTCTCAGATGATACACCTGAAACTAACCCGTTATTACGTTACCATGACATGCCTGATTTTAATATACCACCAGACAAAGTTATTACTGGGACAGCAAAACTTTCACAGGACTATGAAGTTGCACTTcttcaacatttaaaacatcTGCAAG ACTCTACAGAACCACCTACATTTGAATCTGTGATAGATCCCCTGGAGAATGCCCGTGTGCCACTGTATTACAGCCTTTACACAGGCAGACAACTAGGCTCAGGGAAAGCTGGAAGATACTTTGATGCATATAAGAAG ACTATAGACATAGCAGGACAGGTAGAATCAGAGAGATGGTATGGGAATAGTCTCTATAAGGCATTGTTG AGTGTAAGAAACAGTGGAAATCTTACAGAAGTTCAGTCCCGTTTAGTGGACCTTTACCTCTGTGAATTCATACGGAATGGGGCTGAAATGAAAGAATCACAAAAGAAGGAGCTGTCTGTTGTCATACAGAAGATAACAGAAGAACAAAAGAAATATAA GAGAAACCTGGACACAGCATACAGTATGGCTTTACGTAAGGTTGATGAGGGACATATTGCTGGTATCCCTGTTCAGATTCTTCAGTACATGGTGCCTCCAGG CTCTGATCCAAGGAAGGGTCCCTGGAGGATAGTTCCCCACCCCATGGTTTATGAGGGTATCTTAAGGTACAGTCGGATGGCTTCACTTCGCAGAGACACCTGGATAAAAATGGTCAGCATGGCGGGTAGTGATATGATGGAAAGACGGTCAAGCAATGTACATGCAATCCATGGAATTGTTCAAAACAG ACATGTGATGGCCACACGGCTTGGATTCAAGAGTTATGTGGATCTTGTTCTGGAGAGAACAATGGCAGGGAGTATGGATAATATTGTCAGCATTCTAGACAT gataaaaaacaaattgtatgacattgtaaaatatgatttggAGACGCTGAAAGAATTTTCAAACAAACCACAGCTGGAACATTGGGATGTAGAGTACTACCGCAATTTACAACTGGAGGAGCTTTTCAA TCTGCAGGAATTGCGATATTTTTGTGATTACTTCCCCTATACCAAATTCCGAGACAGTTTCTTTCAGTTATGTACAAAACTGTTTGGTATAACCTTTCAG GAAAGAAATGACTGCAGTACTTGGCACGAAAATGttgaagtatttgatatattggAAGAAGATG gtACAGTTGCAGGAACAATATACATAGACCCATATGCCAGGGATGACAAATTGGACCGTTCATATTATGAGATGGGAAGAg ACAGAAGTGCTGTTGCTGAAACCACACCCTTGACCTATGTTTCTCTGAGAATTAATCCTTCATATGATCAGTCTAAGCCCAGTGTAATGCAGTTTGAtgatattcaaagttttatcatGAAT ATGGGATGTGCCCTTCAGTGTATTCTGTCCAGGGCTCCATACAGTGAGATGTCTGGAAACAGGCACATGGAGCCAGATGCCCAGAAGATTGTTCCATATACACTTCTAAATGTGATTCAGATCCCAGAAGTGTTCAAATCCCTCAGCAGCCACCACTCGTCAGGTGTTGAGATCCCAGACGAGCAGTTGAATTCAATGATAGGAG CTCAAGAACACATGCAGGCAATTGATGTTCTGAATGAAGCTTTTAAAAGTGCCCTGGATCTAGAGTTTTACCTGGA AGAAACAAGAGGAACATTTATTAAGAC GCCAGAGTCCACACCTGACCAATACAACAGGCTATATAAAGAGTTCATCCCAATGCCTCTCCATCCAAAAGACGAGAGATTTTGTACATTTCACGACATTTTCATAGGAGGGAGAAGCTGTTTATACTATGCAGAAATCTGGAGCAAG ATGGTAGCAGCTGATGCAGCCTCCGCTTTCAAAGAGGTTCTTCATGATGAACAAAAACTAGCTCTTGTTGGAAAACG TTTCAAGGACACCTACTTGACAATGGGAGCCGCTGTTGATCCTAAGACTGTGTTTAGAACTTTCATGGGAAGAGACCCTACCCCAGAACCATTTCTGGCAAAATTTGACAATAGGAAAGCTATTGCAACTGAAGAATGA
- the LOC105319896 gene encoding DNA-binding transcriptional regulator BolA, whose translation MKRLVFTNLLTRRIMSTSSQKPIENSICKKLTGKFQPQHLEVINESSKHNVPKGSETHFKVVVISDNFEGIPLIKRHRLVNEVLKEELENGVHALSIVAKTQVQWEESGQHVSKSPPCRGGTGL comes from the exons ATGAAGAGACTAGTGTTTACAAACCTACTGACAAGAAGAATCATGTCAACTTCATCA CAAAAACCAATTGAGAACTCCATATGCAAGAAACTTACTGGTAAATTTCAACCTCAACATTTAGAAGTCATAAATGAAAGTTCAAAACATAATGTCCCAAAAG GTTCAGAGACTCACTTCAAGGTGGTGGTTATCAGTGATAATTTTGAGGGTATTCCACTCATAAAG AGACACCGCTTAGTCAATGAGGTTTTGAAAGAGGAGCTTGAAAATGGTGTACATGCTCTTTCCATTGTG GCAAAAACACAGGTACAGTGGGAGGAATCTGGTCAGCATGTGAGCAAGTCGCCTCCCTGTCGTGGGGGCACAGGCCTGTGA
- the LOC105321789 gene encoding histone-arginine methyltransferase METTL23, with amino-acid sequence MECFERIFQFEDKIRNEKKTVTVTEVMQPSYGLYVWPSAPVLAQYIWHKRDQIKGRKILELGSGTSLPGILAAKCGGNVTLSDSQDLPHCLENCRKSCQANGLLDIPVIGITWGRFNEALLDLPPVDIILGSDCFYDSKDFEDIIVTVSYLIKQNKDAEFWCTYQERSSNRAVDVLLLKWGLECEIVSLDSFDADSPTLCGSNLPGNHTIHMFIIKADRRYKEK; translated from the exons ATGGAatgttttgaaagaatttttcaGTTTGAAGATAAAatcagaaatgaaaagaaaacagtGACAGTTACAGAG GTTATGCAACCAAGCTATGGTTTGTATGTATGGCCATCAGCTCCAGTGCTAGCCCAATATATATGGCACAAAAGAGATCAAATAAAGGGAAGAAAAATTCTAGAG CTTGGGTCAGGCACATCATTACCTGGAATCCTGGCCGCGAAATGTGGAGGCAATGTTACGCTGAGTGACAGTCAGGACCTCCCTCATTGTCTGGAAAACTGCAGAAAATCCTGTCAGGCCAATGGACTGCTGGATATTCCAGTGATAGGGATCACTTGGGGCAGGTTTAATGAAGCTTTGCTTGATTTGCCACCTGTTGATATCATCCTTGGCTCAGATTGCTTCTATGATTCTAAAG ACTTTGAAGACATTATAGTAACAGTCAGTTACTTGATCAAACAAAACAAGGATGCAGAATTTTGGTGCACCTATCAAGAGAGAAG TTCTAACAGGGCAGTTGATGTATTGTTGTTAAAATGGGGACTGGAGTGCGAAATAGTAAGCTTGGACTCTTTTGATGCAGACAGTCCGACTTTGTGTGGATCCAATCTTCCAGGAAACCATACTATCCACATGTTTATCATCAAAGCAGACAGGAGATACAAAGAAAAATGA
- the LOC105339188 gene encoding PHD finger-like domain-containing protein 5A — MAKHHPDLIFCRKQPGVAIGRLCEKCDGKCVICDSYVRPCTLVRICDECNYGSYQGRCVICGGPGVSDAYYCKECTIMEKDRDGCPKIVNLGSAKTDLFYERKKYGFKKR; from the exons ATGGCAAAGCATCATCCAGATCTTATATTTTGCAGGAAACAGCCTGGCGTTG CTATTGGAAGATTGTGTGAaaaat GTGATGGTAAATGTGTGATCTGCGATTCTTATGTCAGACCTTGCACGTTAGTACGTATCTGTGACGAGTGTAATTATGGCTCTTACCAGGGTCGTTGTGTCATCTGTGGGGGACCAGGGGTCTCAGATGCATACTACTGCAAGGAGTGCACCATCATGGAGAAAGAT agAGATGGGTGTCCCAAGATTGTAAATCTAGGAAGTGCAAAGACAGATTTGTTTtatgaaagaaagaaatatgGATTTAAGAAGAGATGA
- the LOC105339187 gene encoding dnaJ homolog subfamily C member 12 yields the protein MDDVFDYERNEEDDFYNTLGCSEHSTIEQIQTEYKSRVLDHHPDKNPDDPHAAQRFARLSKAKDILTDPEKRKAYDAWKNSGIEVPFEKWQALRESTKTTLHWASVKPQPTIQSQEHLTNTEKPSCSDQTDSSPFGAPEPILHAAVYDNKKFQWERDPPSDILKRFRNYEI from the exons ATGGATGATGTGTTTGATTACGAGAGAAATGAAGAGGACGACTTTTACAACACTCTTGGTTGTAGCGAACATTCTACG ATTGAACAAATTCAGACAGAATACAAATCTAGAGTTTTAGATCATCATCCtgacaaaaatccagatgatcCTCATGCAG CTCAAAGGTTTGCTAGACTATCTAAAGCTAAAGACATTTTGACTGATCCAGAGAAAAGAAAGGCATATGATGCATGGAAAAACTCAGGAATTGAAGTTCCTTTTGAAAAGTGGCAGGCTCTTCGAGAATCTACAAAGACA ACATTGCACTGGGCATCAGTCAAACCTCAGCCCACAATTCAGTCACAGGAGCACCTGACAAACACAGAGAAACCATCTTGTTCTGACCAGACAGACTCGTCTCCATTCGGAGCACCCGAGCCTATTTTGCATGCTGCTGTATATGACA ATAAGAAATTTCAATGGGAAAGAGATCCGCCATCAGATATCTTGAAGAGGTTCAGAAACTATGAAATCTAG